The following are from one region of the Paraglaciecola sp. L1A13 genome:
- a CDS encoding phosphoadenylyl-sulfate reductase translates to MRNLALQSSQNAEPNDGTPKILTQVSLEELNQQLEAKSAVERVTWALDNLEPTFMLSSSFGAQAAVMLHMLTQQFPDIPVVLTDTGYLFPETYQFIDDLTERLNLNLQVYRAPMSGAWQEARFGKLWENGADGIEQYNKMNKVQPMQQALGELEVKTWFAGLRRSQSEMRESLSILQKLNRQVKVYPILDWSNKDVHYYLKDNNLPYHPLWEQGYVSIGDWHTTRSLQEGMDEKDTRFFGLKRECGLHEFGDGDGI, encoded by the coding sequence ATGCGTAACCTAGCATTGCAGTCGTCGCAAAATGCTGAGCCAAACGACGGAACACCTAAAATTTTAACGCAGGTATCATTGGAAGAACTGAACCAGCAGTTGGAAGCAAAAAGTGCGGTTGAGCGAGTGACATGGGCCCTAGATAACTTGGAGCCAACTTTTATGTTGTCTTCAAGCTTCGGTGCTCAAGCTGCAGTTATGTTACATATGTTGACTCAACAATTTCCTGATATACCCGTTGTATTAACCGATACAGGGTATTTATTTCCTGAGACATATCAGTTTATTGATGATTTGACAGAGCGCCTAAATCTAAACTTACAGGTTTATCGAGCTCCTATGTCAGGTGCATGGCAGGAGGCTCGTTTCGGTAAATTATGGGAAAATGGAGCCGATGGGATAGAACAATATAACAAGATGAATAAAGTTCAACCTATGCAGCAGGCTCTTGGTGAACTGGAAGTAAAAACTTGGTTTGCTGGCTTGCGTCGTAGCCAATCAGAAATGCGTGAGTCGTTGTCAATTTTGCAGAAACTTAATCGCCAAGTGAAAGTTTATCCAATCTTAGATTGGAGCAATAAAGATGTTCATTATTACCTGAAAGATAATAACTTACCTTACCACCCATTGTGGGAGCAGGGATATGTATCGATCGGTGATTGGCATACTACGCGCTCGTTACAAGAAGGTATGGACGAAAAAGATACCCGTTTCTTTGGTTTAAAGCGAGAGTGCGGTCTACATGAGTTTGGTGACGGTGATGGTATCTAG
- a CDS encoding EAL domain-containing protein yields MCPMEYENDELIFLSEENTADNTEYAGSWNVLVVDDDEEIHSVTRLALSDLVLNNRNLTFYHAYSKAEALEIIQTLGSELAIILLDVVMDTDDAGLQVARIMRNEMNLTEPRIILRTGQPGYAPEESVIKEYDINDYKTKTELTRSKLVTTIIASLRSYQQILTINQSRIGLEKIIRASANLLEEHSINRFCEGVVTQISSLIGLDSSGVVCARAGSVLNKDDDAVYVLGAAGEFASYINKKIEHLHDVKIVQVVNECLQQKQHIYENNYTVLYLKSTDYDAAVYLKIGQQISDAYKQLIEVFLSSISVGYENVNLFHQLHSAAFKDWLTKLPNRVEFINQLDNISTDKKHANDVVALIDINHFADINDGLGQDTGNDTLLALAQRIESSFPNAAALGRIGSDVFAVVGTEREVNSATLQALFNHAFEAGDQMLPLSAAFGFYRFNGKAQTGINILKHANIALNRAKKSLKTNFEYYAPEMEEQTTWRLEMIRQLRSDFNQRKLQLWYQPQIDLVTQNIIGMEALLRWPSSDGGYVSPVVFVPLAEYSGLIIEIGAWVMQEACEKLRLLTDEGFNNLRMAVNISMPQFRDSAFIELVKSAINDNNLAPESIELEITESIVMDEPHIVVEALQELKEFGVKVALDDFGTGFSSMSYLQQLPLDRLKVDRAFVNEISPNKSAFIAETIVTLGAKLGLRTIAEGIEKPEQANFLLKLGCDEAQGFMYAKPMPFEDLLIFMSSNLKK; encoded by the coding sequence ATGTGTCCGATGGAATATGAAAATGATGAGCTAATTTTTCTTTCTGAAGAAAATACAGCAGACAATACTGAATATGCAGGAAGTTGGAATGTTTTAGTCGTCGATGATGACGAAGAAATCCATTCGGTCACTCGCCTAGCTTTGTCTGATCTCGTTCTAAATAACCGGAATTTAACTTTTTATCATGCGTATTCTAAAGCTGAAGCGTTAGAAATCATACAAACGTTGGGTTCTGAGTTAGCGATAATTTTGCTCGATGTAGTGATGGATACTGATGATGCTGGTTTGCAAGTAGCGCGTATTATGCGTAACGAAATGAACCTGACAGAGCCACGCATTATTCTTCGTACAGGGCAGCCCGGTTACGCACCTGAAGAGAGTGTAATTAAAGAATATGACATCAATGATTATAAAACTAAAACAGAGCTAACGCGTAGCAAATTAGTCACTACTATCATTGCCTCACTACGTTCCTACCAGCAAATATTGACCATAAATCAAAGCCGAATAGGTCTTGAAAAGATTATTCGTGCCTCAGCTAATCTATTGGAAGAACACTCCATCAATCGCTTCTGCGAAGGTGTTGTGACTCAAATCAGTTCGCTTATCGGGCTTGACTCATCCGGGGTCGTTTGTGCGCGCGCAGGTTCGGTATTAAATAAAGATGATGATGCGGTCTACGTACTCGGGGCGGCGGGAGAATTCGCCAGTTACATTAATAAAAAAATTGAACATTTACATGATGTAAAAATTGTACAAGTGGTAAACGAATGCTTGCAACAAAAACAGCATATTTATGAAAATAACTATACGGTTTTATACCTCAAGAGCACTGATTACGATGCTGCCGTTTATTTGAAAATAGGCCAACAAATTTCAGATGCTTATAAACAACTTATTGAGGTTTTTTTATCAAGTATTTCAGTCGGCTACGAAAATGTTAATTTATTTCACCAGTTACATTCTGCGGCCTTTAAAGATTGGCTGACTAAATTGCCCAATAGGGTGGAGTTTATCAATCAGCTGGATAATATCAGTACTGACAAAAAGCACGCTAATGACGTTGTGGCGTTGATTGATATTAATCACTTTGCGGATATTAACGATGGTTTGGGGCAGGATACCGGCAACGATACCTTACTTGCATTAGCACAGCGTATTGAAAGCTCATTTCCTAATGCGGCTGCCTTAGGACGCATAGGTTCAGATGTATTTGCCGTTGTTGGAACAGAGCGAGAGGTTAATTCTGCGACCCTTCAAGCGCTTTTTAATCACGCATTTGAAGCTGGTGACCAAATGCTGCCCTTAAGTGCAGCATTTGGTTTTTATCGTTTTAACGGCAAGGCACAGACAGGTATTAATATACTTAAACATGCCAATATCGCGTTAAACCGCGCCAAAAAGAGCCTTAAAACTAACTTCGAATACTATGCCCCTGAAATGGAAGAACAGACAACCTGGCGATTGGAGATGATCCGTCAACTGCGCAGTGATTTTAATCAACGAAAATTACAGTTGTGGTATCAGCCTCAAATTGACCTTGTTACTCAAAATATAATTGGCATGGAGGCTCTTTTGCGTTGGCCGTCTTCAGATGGAGGGTATGTTTCACCTGTTGTATTCGTGCCTTTAGCTGAATATTCTGGACTAATCATAGAGATTGGGGCTTGGGTGATGCAGGAAGCTTGCGAAAAACTGCGCTTGTTGACTGATGAAGGTTTTAATAATTTGCGAATGGCTGTCAACATTTCAATGCCGCAATTTCGCGATTCAGCGTTTATAGAATTGGTGAAAAGTGCCATTAACGATAATAACTTAGCCCCAGAGAGTATAGAGCTCGAAATTACGGAAAGCATTGTAATGGACGAACCTCATATTGTGGTAGAAGCACTGCAAGAGCTTAAGGAATTTGGCGTAAAAGTTGCCCTGGATGATTTTGGAACTGGCTTTTCATCTATGAGTTATCTACAACAGTTGCCGCTAGATCGTCTGAAAGTTGACCGAGCATTCGTCAACGAAATAAGTCCTAATAAGTCGGCCTTTATCGCTGAGACTATTGTAACGCTAGGCGCAAAATTGGGGCTACGCACAATTGCGGAAGGAATTGAAAAACCTGAGCAAGCTAATTTTTTACTCAAGTTAGGCTGTGATGAAGCACAGGGCTTTATGTATGCGAAACCTATGCCTTTTGAAGATTTACTGATATTTATGAGCAGCAATCTAAAAAAATAG
- a CDS encoding uracil-DNA glycosylase family protein, whose amino-acid sequence MNNDFQQARNCRVCKAHLPFEPRPIIQGNNNSKILIVGQAPGIKAHQTEKPWNDPSGERLRAWLGLRDDQFYDADNIAILPMGFCYPGRAKSGDMPPRKECVPLWHKRLIGNMSIKYIFLIGQYAQTYYLKDKLSLTKRVENWQDYQPNYFVLPHPSPRNNIWLKRNPWFEENVVPKIQSVVAPLVTP is encoded by the coding sequence TTGAATAACGACTTTCAGCAAGCTAGAAATTGCCGCGTATGCAAGGCTCATTTACCTTTTGAGCCAAGGCCGATTATTCAAGGGAATAATAATTCTAAGATACTAATTGTCGGTCAAGCTCCTGGTATAAAAGCCCATCAAACTGAAAAGCCTTGGAACGATCCGTCGGGAGAACGATTACGTGCATGGCTAGGTTTACGCGATGATCAATTTTATGATGCAGATAACATTGCCATTTTGCCTATGGGGTTTTGCTATCCTGGTAGAGCAAAGAGTGGTGATATGCCCCCTCGTAAAGAATGCGTACCGTTATGGCACAAAAGGCTCATAGGAAATATGTCAATTAAGTATATTTTCTTGATAGGTCAGTACGCACAGACATATTACCTGAAGGATAAGCTAAGTCTGACAAAGCGCGTTGAAAATTGGCAGGACTATCAGCCAAACTATTTTGTTTTGCCACACCCTTCTCCACGAAACAACATTTGGTTAAAGAGAAATCCTTGGTTTGAAGAGAACGTTGTGCCAAAAATACAAAGCGTAGTAGCGCCGCTAGTTACACCTTAA
- a CDS encoding assimilatory sulfite reductase (NADPH) flavoprotein subunit has protein sequence MSSNTQQNLGSTTALNDTQWAQLNQLTPSLTPAQLGWLSGYLAGLAQTQSADNLPQVNPSAGEAQRPEKFITILYGSQTGNAKALAQGYKAKLDAANIPAKLVNMADYKVKQLKNETHIVAIVSTHGEGDAPDDAVELHDFLSSKKAPKLANLSFSVLGLGDSSYEFFCQTAKDFDKKLAELGATRLVDRVDCDVDYDEASDIWAKQVLDKVQDELKAKGHSHVVAMPHLGKPTLSVATTQYSKKNPFTASLLESQKITGRDSVKDIRHVEISLEESGIQYRPGDALGVWFKNDPSMVDELLTLLAIDATAQVTVSGDVLSVREALIEKRELTQSYPSFATAYGQIANNPELNALIEDKAGLRAFLGERQIIDIVRQYPVKTDAQSLVDMLRGMTPRLYSIASSQDEVEDEVHLTVALVEYDAHGQVHQGGASSYLTKRLEEGGEIQVFVEKNDNFRLPESNDTPVIMVGPGTGIAPFRAFMQEREVQEAAGKNWLFFGNPNFTQDFLYQTEWQRFVKDGVLNKVSLAFSRDQEDKIYVQHRLLEQGAEVFEWLEQGAHFYVCGDANHMAKDVHAALVEIVQKHGAKSAQAAEEYLTALRRAKRYQKDVY, from the coding sequence ATGTCATCAAATACACAACAAAATTTAGGTTCTACTACCGCTCTTAACGACACTCAGTGGGCTCAACTTAATCAGTTGACACCTTCACTTACTCCGGCCCAACTAGGTTGGTTAAGTGGGTATTTAGCTGGATTAGCGCAGACGCAATCCGCTGATAATTTACCCCAGGTAAATCCATCGGCAGGTGAAGCTCAGAGGCCGGAAAAATTCATTACTATTCTTTATGGCTCTCAAACGGGCAATGCTAAAGCGTTGGCCCAAGGCTACAAAGCAAAACTTGATGCGGCAAATATTCCAGCCAAGCTAGTCAATATGGCTGACTACAAGGTCAAGCAACTTAAAAATGAAACGCATATCGTTGCTATCGTCAGTACTCATGGCGAAGGTGATGCGCCAGACGATGCCGTTGAGTTACATGATTTTCTGTCTAGCAAGAAAGCGCCGAAGCTAGCTAACCTAAGCTTTTCAGTTTTGGGATTGGGTGATAGTAGTTATGAATTTTTCTGTCAAACAGCAAAAGATTTCGATAAAAAACTAGCTGAGCTAGGGGCTACACGTCTTGTGGATCGTGTCGATTGTGATGTTGATTATGATGAAGCATCAGACATTTGGGCTAAGCAAGTGTTAGATAAGGTTCAAGACGAGCTTAAAGCAAAAGGCCATTCACATGTCGTGGCTATGCCACACTTGGGTAAGCCAACCTTGTCTGTTGCCACTACGCAATACTCAAAGAAAAATCCGTTTACTGCGAGTTTGCTTGAAAGTCAAAAAATTACCGGTCGTGATTCAGTTAAAGATATCAGGCACGTTGAAATATCTCTTGAAGAATCAGGTATTCAGTACCGTCCTGGTGATGCTTTAGGTGTTTGGTTTAAGAACGATCCTAGCATGGTGGATGAGTTACTTACTTTACTTGCGATTGACGCTACCGCTCAGGTAACCGTATCTGGTGATGTTTTATCTGTTCGTGAAGCCTTAATTGAAAAGCGCGAATTAACTCAGAGTTATCCTTCGTTTGCAACTGCATATGGCCAGATTGCAAATAACCCTGAACTTAATGCGTTGATTGAAGATAAAGCCGGATTACGCGCTTTCTTAGGCGAGCGCCAAATTATAGATATTGTGCGCCAGTATCCTGTTAAAACAGATGCTCAGTCCTTAGTTGATATGTTGCGTGGTATGACGCCTCGCCTTTATTCAATTGCTTCAAGTCAAGATGAAGTTGAAGACGAAGTTCATTTAACGGTGGCGCTGGTGGAATACGATGCCCATGGGCAAGTTCATCAAGGCGGTGCTTCTAGTTATTTAACTAAACGCTTGGAAGAAGGTGGAGAAATACAGGTTTTCGTAGAAAAAAACGATAACTTCCGTTTACCTGAAAGCAACGACACGCCAGTGATTATGGTGGGGCCTGGTACTGGCATAGCACCATTTAGAGCGTTTATGCAAGAGCGAGAAGTTCAAGAGGCAGCCGGCAAAAACTGGTTGTTCTTTGGTAATCCTAACTTTACACAGGATTTTCTGTATCAAACTGAGTGGCAACGTTTCGTAAAAGACGGGGTACTTAACAAGGTCAGCTTGGCATTTTCTCGAGACCAAGAAGATAAAATTTATGTTCAACATCGTTTACTTGAGCAAGGTGCTGAAGTATTTGAATGGTTAGAGCAAGGTGCGCATTTTTATGTGTGCGGTGATGCAAATCACATGGCTAAAGATGTACACGCAGCACTTGTTGAGATTGTACAGAAGCATGGTGCAAAGAGCGCCCAAGCAGCAGAAGAATATTTAACTGCATTACGCCGAGCAAAACGTTATCAGAAGGACGTTTATTAA
- a CDS encoding fatty acid desaturase: MKKPRLIITNLLVFVITGLVALILVPYVALTQGFDSAEIIACIILIYFSGMSITAGYHRLWAHKAFEANAFVRVVLAIGGAMALQNSILHWVSDHRIHHRHVDDNDRDPYSAKRGFWYSHMGWMLREYQVHRYSDYSNCKDLQKDKVVVWQHKYYLPIMLVSNFGIPMLLGLLNGDVLGMLLLAGFFRLVVVHHVTFFINSLAHIWGRQPYTDKNSARDNDILAFFTFGEGYHNYHHIFEYDYRNGIKWWQFDPTKWLIRGLSFIGWTKNLRRCPEERIEKAKIAMQLQRAQKRLSVLPNADEILHSLQQEYDLILQKMAEMYATKKRLMEIRKYKIKRNYEKLELDFKYRELKYNLELHKQKWLQLYQVKYQLA, encoded by the coding sequence ATGAAAAAACCCCGTTTAATTATCACCAATTTATTAGTCTTTGTGATTACTGGCTTAGTCGCCTTGATTCTCGTACCTTATGTAGCGCTAACTCAGGGATTCGACAGTGCAGAGATCATCGCCTGTATTATTCTCATTTATTTCTCTGGTATGTCGATTACAGCTGGTTACCATCGGCTATGGGCACATAAAGCCTTTGAGGCAAATGCATTTGTCAGAGTAGTGCTAGCCATAGGCGGCGCGATGGCACTGCAAAATAGCATTCTACATTGGGTATCTGATCATCGTATCCATCATCGTCATGTAGATGACAATGACAGAGACCCTTACTCAGCAAAACGTGGTTTTTGGTATTCTCATATGGGTTGGATGTTACGTGAATATCAAGTACACCGTTATTCGGACTATAGTAACTGTAAAGATTTGCAAAAAGACAAAGTGGTCGTTTGGCAGCACAAATATTATTTACCTATTATGTTAGTCTCTAATTTTGGTATTCCAATGTTACTTGGACTGCTCAATGGCGATGTTTTAGGAATGTTGTTACTCGCTGGGTTCTTCCGTTTAGTGGTTGTTCATCACGTCACATTCTTCATTAATTCACTGGCACACATTTGGGGTCGTCAACCATATACAGACAAAAATAGTGCGCGCGATAACGATATATTAGCTTTCTTCACTTTTGGAGAGGGTTATCATAACTACCATCATATTTTTGAATATGACTATCGGAACGGAATAAAATGGTGGCAATTTGACCCAACAAAATGGCTTATCCGCGGATTGTCTTTCATCGGTTGGACCAAAAATTTACGTCGCTGTCCTGAAGAGCGTATCGAAAAAGCAAAAATAGCAATGCAGCTGCAACGCGCTCAGAAACGCTTATCTGTACTGCCTAATGCTGATGAAATTTTGCATAGCTTGCAACAAGAATACGACTTAATCTTGCAGAAGATGGCAGAGATGTATGCTACCAAAAAACGTTTGATGGAGATCCGTAAATACAAAATAAAACGGAATTATGAAAAGCTTGAACTGGATTTTAAATACCGCGAGTTGAAGTACAACTTAGAGCTGCACAAACAAAAATGGCTGCAGTTATATCAAGTCAAATATCAATTAGCATAA
- the cysI gene encoding assimilatory sulfite reductase (NADPH) hemoprotein subunit, translated as MTTDNNNLVVQGKQADNERLKGESNFLRGTIAQDLKDDLTGAFVGDNFQLIRFHGMYQQDDRDIRAERAKQKLEPLQNVMLRARLPGGIIKPHQWLSIDKFADEKTLYGSIRLTTRQTFQFHGVLKPNIKLMHQTLNQVGIDSIATAGDVNRNVLCTSNPIESVVHQQAYEWAVKISEHLLPKTRAYAEIWLDGEKKETTDYEPILGSHYLPRKFKTTVVIPPLNDIDVHANDLNFVAIAKDGKLIGFNVLVGGGLAMTHGDEATFPRKADDFGFIRVEDTLAVAEAVVTTQRDWGNRVNRKNAKTKYTLERVGVETFKAEVEKRSGVIFAESQPYEFTERGDRIGWVEGIDGKHHLTLFIENGRILDYPGKPLKTGCAEIAKIHDGDFRLTANQNLIVAGVSEANKEKIEEIARAHGLIIDDLSAQRRDSMACVALPTCPLAMAEAERYLPEAVTQLEGILSKHEIAQKSIIYRVTGCPNGCGRSMLAEIGLVGKGPGKYNLHLGGNRQGTRIPKMYKENIGEQQIMDELDVLIGQWAKQGQNEESFGDFVIRTGVIAEVVNSAEDFYA; from the coding sequence ATGACGACAGACAATAATAATTTAGTTGTACAAGGCAAACAGGCCGACAACGAGCGCCTAAAAGGCGAGAGTAATTTTTTACGTGGCACAATTGCACAAGACCTGAAAGATGATCTTACCGGCGCTTTCGTTGGAGATAATTTCCAGTTGATTCGTTTTCATGGCATGTATCAACAGGATGATCGCGATATTCGAGCGGAGCGGGCTAAGCAAAAACTTGAGCCGCTGCAAAACGTTATGTTACGTGCACGTTTGCCTGGTGGGATAATTAAACCGCATCAGTGGTTATCAATTGATAAATTCGCCGACGAAAAAACGTTGTACGGCAGCATTCGATTAACGACTCGACAAACATTTCAGTTTCATGGCGTGTTAAAACCCAATATTAAATTGATGCATCAGACCTTAAACCAAGTCGGTATCGATTCTATCGCTACCGCTGGTGACGTTAACCGGAATGTACTTTGTACATCTAACCCAATTGAGTCAGTTGTTCATCAGCAAGCTTATGAATGGGCGGTAAAAATAAGTGAGCATTTACTACCAAAAACCCGGGCGTACGCTGAAATTTGGTTAGATGGTGAGAAAAAAGAAACTACCGACTATGAGCCTATTTTGGGTTCACATTATTTACCACGTAAGTTCAAAACGACGGTCGTAATTCCTCCACTTAATGACATTGACGTGCACGCCAATGACCTCAATTTTGTCGCGATAGCGAAAGACGGAAAATTGATAGGTTTCAATGTGTTAGTTGGTGGTGGACTTGCCATGACCCACGGTGATGAAGCCACATTCCCGCGTAAGGCTGATGATTTTGGCTTTATTCGTGTTGAGGACACATTAGCTGTTGCTGAAGCGGTAGTCACTACGCAACGTGACTGGGGTAACCGTGTTAATCGTAAGAATGCGAAAACTAAATATACCCTTGAACGTGTCGGTGTTGAAACGTTTAAAGCTGAAGTTGAAAAACGTTCGGGTGTAATTTTCGCTGAAAGCCAGCCATATGAGTTTACCGAACGTGGTGACCGTATAGGTTGGGTTGAAGGTATTGATGGTAAACATCATTTGACGTTATTTATCGAAAACGGCCGCATTTTAGATTATCCCGGTAAGCCTCTGAAAACCGGCTGTGCAGAGATAGCAAAAATTCACGACGGGGATTTCCGTCTAACGGCCAATCAAAACCTAATCGTGGCAGGCGTCAGTGAAGCTAACAAAGAAAAAATTGAAGAAATTGCTAGAGCACACGGTTTGATAATAGATGACCTATCCGCTCAGCGCCGAGACTCAATGGCATGCGTAGCGTTACCCACTTGCCCATTGGCAATGGCTGAAGCTGAGCGTTATTTGCCAGAAGCAGTGACGCAATTGGAAGGGATCTTGAGCAAACATGAAATAGCGCAAAAGAGCATTATTTATCGTGTAACGGGTTGTCCAAATGGATGCGGTCGCTCAATGTTGGCTGAAATCGGCTTAGTGGGTAAAGGCCCAGGTAAATATAATTTGCATTTGGGCGGTAATCGTCAAGGTACGCGGATCCCTAAAATGTATAAAGAGAACATCGGTGAACAACAGATCATGGATGAACTGGACGTGTTAATTGGCCAATGGGCTAAACAAGGACAAAACGAAGAGTCATTCGGAGATTTTGTTATTCGAACCGGTGTTATCGCAGAAGTGGTTAATTCCGCTGAGGATTTTTATGCGTAA
- a CDS encoding TIGR04219 family outer membrane beta-barrel protein, with translation MNKPLCAGVLAMALTSLSSQADTLLGVYAGAQAWDMETTGGFSDSNDNVDFNFDDETKGSFYVALEHPVPFVPNIKLQRTGLDTNGQTVLSSSMTYGGELFSADTTVNTNLDLVSTDYIAYYELFDNDLVSFDLGINAKHLDGDIYLEAQNDATQSAARDFSGFVPMLYLRVEVGVPFTGFGAFVEGSFLAFDDNKITDYQAAITYGLLDNLAIDATLQLGYRSLEMELDDLDGIYTDFEFSGAFIGVEVHF, from the coding sequence ATGAACAAACCTCTTTGTGCCGGCGTACTGGCGATGGCCTTAACGAGTTTATCGAGTCAGGCTGATACGTTACTAGGCGTATACGCGGGCGCTCAGGCATGGGATATGGAGACCACAGGCGGGTTTTCAGATAGTAATGACAATGTAGACTTCAACTTTGACGACGAAACCAAAGGGAGTTTTTATGTTGCATTAGAGCACCCAGTGCCCTTTGTCCCGAATATTAAGTTACAACGTACGGGTCTAGATACAAATGGACAAACCGTTTTGTCTTCGAGTATGACGTATGGTGGTGAACTATTTTCGGCTGATACTACCGTTAACACTAATCTTGACTTAGTAAGCACCGATTATATTGCTTATTATGAATTGTTTGATAATGACTTGGTTAGCTTTGATTTAGGCATAAATGCGAAACACCTAGATGGTGACATTTATTTAGAGGCTCAAAACGATGCGACCCAAAGTGCGGCTCGCGATTTTTCTGGATTTGTTCCGATGTTGTACTTGCGCGTAGAAGTTGGTGTGCCGTTTACTGGATTTGGTGCGTTTGTAGAAGGGAGTTTCTTAGCTTTTGATGACAACAAGATTACTGATTATCAAGCCGCTATTACTTACGGACTCCTCGATAACTTAGCAATTGATGCCACGTTGCAGCTTGGTTATCGCTCGTTGGAAATGGAATTAGATGACTTAGATGGGATTTACACTGATTTCGAATTCAGTGGAGCATTCATTGGTGTTGAAGTACATTTCTAA
- a CDS encoding TIGR03899 family protein, translating into MKIENQNNPHAITAQTKSVKSSKSSLAPAEAPKGTQEQIKGTAARITQWFAQVGVSLPYQGLRTNSIESRVHKREKIAAQRKLNNIERVFEKALAFCIEQDKNERIDPDWFYNFVSMAEEIHSSSMQELWGKIFAVETSRPGSFSLRTLLTLKQLTQKDAQTFRRAVSLSSRRRDDTTPKLLTGFYQKPSMFALFSLRKEQQLNLAMFGLSYPDLLSLMDLGLIHQTEIESGEWPMDAKFEWRSNGQIFNLTARKNGTTLKYYKFTTTGAELFTLVGANKQEKYLEALKLTLISAFTID; encoded by the coding sequence ATGAAAATCGAAAACCAAAATAATCCTCACGCAATAACGGCACAAACAAAATCCGTTAAATCATCTAAGTCTTCTCTTGCCCCTGCAGAAGCCCCAAAAGGCACCCAAGAGCAGATAAAAGGTACTGCGGCACGTATTACCCAGTGGTTTGCCCAAGTAGGCGTGTCCTTGCCATACCAAGGCTTACGAACTAATAGCATTGAAAGCCGTGTACATAAGCGTGAAAAAATAGCGGCACAGCGCAAATTAAATAATATTGAGAGAGTATTTGAAAAGGCATTAGCATTTTGCATCGAGCAGGATAAAAATGAACGAATTGATCCTGATTGGTTCTACAATTTTGTATCTATGGCCGAAGAGATACATTCTTCGTCTATGCAGGAGTTGTGGGGGAAAATATTTGCAGTTGAAACAAGCCGCCCAGGAAGCTTTTCGTTGCGCACTCTGCTTACGCTGAAGCAACTCACCCAAAAAGATGCGCAAACCTTTCGCCGAGCCGTATCGCTATCGAGCAGACGAAGAGACGATACCACTCCAAAGTTGCTGACCGGTTTCTATCAGAAACCATCTATGTTCGCTTTATTTAGTTTGCGCAAAGAACAACAACTAAACTTAGCAATGTTTGGGTTAAGTTATCCAGATCTACTCTCTTTAATGGATTTAGGTTTAATTCATCAAACCGAGATTGAGTCAGGGGAATGGCCAATGGATGCCAAATTTGAATGGAGAAGTAACGGTCAAATCTTTAATTTAACGGCGAGGAAAAATGGAACAACGTTAAAATACTATAAATTTACCACTACCGGGGCAGAACTTTTTACACTAGTCGGTGCCAATAAGCAGGAAAAATACTTAGAGGCACTCAAGCTAACATTAATCAGTGCTTTTACAATCGACTAG